A single Streptobacillus ratti DNA region contains:
- a CDS encoding biopolymer transporter ExbD — protein IMAMSMAGSGGGGRRRRGRKPVMPEINVTPMVDVMLVLLIIFMVAAPLMTSNIDIDLPVASGGKSISSNQPPLTLSVKRTGGGCNSNVELYLGDAPVTAVDFPA, from the coding sequence CGATCATGGCGATGAGCATGGCAGGGTCCGGCGGTGGCGGCAGGCGCCGCCGCGGGCGCAAGCCGGTGATGCCCGAGATCAACGTCACGCCGATGGTCGACGTGATGCTGGTGCTCTTGATCATCTTCATGGTGGCGGCGCCGCTGATGACGTCGAACATCGACATCGACCTGCCGGTCGCGAGCGGCGGCAAGTCGATCTCGTCGAACCAGCCGCCGCTGACATTGTCGGTCAAGCGGACCGGCGGCGGCTGCAACTCGAATGTCGAGCTGTATCTCGGCGACGCGCCGGTCACGGCAGTCGATTTCCCGGCCA